The Butyricicoccus intestinisimiae genomic sequence GCCCGCCGTCTCTGGGACTGCTGACACTCAACTCTCTGTGTGCGGCAGATTCGTTTCTGGTGCCGCTGCAGTGCGAGTATTATGCACTGGAGGGTCTGACCCAGCTGATGACAACGGTGCGCGCCGTACAGCGCGGACTGAATGAGAATATCCGCATGGAGGGCGTGCTGCTCACCATGTTTGACGGACGCACGAATTTGTCCATTCAGGTGGTAGAGGAAGTCAAGCGTCACTTTGGCAAGAAGGTCTTTGCGACGGTGGTACCGCGCAACGTCCGCTTGTCCGAGGCACCGAGCCACGGCGAACCGATTACCGCGTACGATCGCTACTGCCGCGGTGCGGAAGCGTACATGGCACTGGCACAGGAATTTCTCAGAAGAAATGAAGCGTGAGAGAGGAGAAACGTATGGCAAATAAAAGTCTGGGACGCGGTCTCTCCGCATTGTTTGGGGAAGAAAATTTAGATCCGGCCGTGCCGCCGACGAGTGCAGAGCCGATTCGTCCGAAAAACGGATTCCGCAATCTGCCGCTCAGACGCATTGAGCCGAACCGCGCACAGCCACGCCGGTCCTTTGATGAAAAGGCATTGCAGGAGCTGGAAAACAGCATTCGCACGCATGGCGTTCTCGCGCCGATTACGGTTCGGCAGGGCGACAATGGATATTATCAGATTGTAGCTGGCGAGCGCCGCTGGCGTGCGGCACGCCGCGCAGGATTGGATACCATTCCGGCAATGGTCATTGATGCCGATGAGCAGACCATGATGGAATTGGCACTGATTGAAAACCTGCAGCGCGAGGATCTCAATCCGATGGAAGAAGCCGAAGGCTACCGCGCATTGATGGATCAGTTTGGCATGAATCAGGAGACCGTAGCGGCGCGCGTGGGACGTTCGCGTTCTGCGGTTGCCAATTGCCTGCGTCTGCTGACGTTGGATGAAGATGTGCGCAAGCTGGTAGAGGAAGGCAGACTGTCCAGCGGCCATGCGCGTGCTGTGCTGTCCATTCAGGATGAGAGCAAGCGATTAACCGCGGCGATGAGCATGGTACAGTCCGGCATGTCTGTGCGTCAGGCAGAGGCATACGTCAAAAAACTCAATCAGCCGGCGGAAAAGAAAACCGAGATGGAAGTACCGAAGGAGTTCCAGCCGGACTACTATGCAGAGGTGGAGCGCAAGCTGGAAGGCTCGCTGGGCCGCCGCGTACAGATTGATCATAAAAAGAAAAAAGGAAAGATCACACTGGAATATTACGGTGATGAAGATCTGGAACGGCTGGCAAATGCTCTGGCAGCTGTGACCCTTTGATGGAGGCTTGTCATGAGCGAAGAAAAAAAGAACATTCCGCCGGAGAATGATTCGGCACAGAAAAAACCGACGTTGGAAGAGGACATTAAGATTTATGAAGAAGCCGTGTCTATTGACC encodes the following:
- a CDS encoding ParA family protein; this translates as MGKIIAFANQKGGVGKTTTAVNLAASLADQGKKVLVCDFDPQGNATSGFGIDPRSLKTSVYELVVCDAPVEEGIIKTKWVDVIGANVNLAGAEIDMIEMDRREYRLKMVLDQVREEYDYIFIDCPPSLGLLTLNSLCAADSFLVPLQCEYYALEGLTQLMTTVRAVQRGLNENIRMEGVLLTMFDGRTNLSIQVVEEVKRHFGKKVFATVVPRNVRLSEAPSHGEPITAYDRYCRGAEAYMALAQEFLRRNEA
- a CDS encoding ParB/RepB/Spo0J family partition protein; this translates as MANKSLGRGLSALFGEENLDPAVPPTSAEPIRPKNGFRNLPLRRIEPNRAQPRRSFDEKALQELENSIRTHGVLAPITVRQGDNGYYQIVAGERRWRAARRAGLDTIPAMVIDADEQTMMELALIENLQREDLNPMEEAEGYRALMDQFGMNQETVAARVGRSRSAVANCLRLLTLDEDVRKLVEEGRLSSGHARAVLSIQDESKRLTAAMSMVQSGMSVRQAEAYVKKLNQPAEKKTEMEVPKEFQPDYYAEVERKLEGSLGRRVQIDHKKKKGKITLEYYGDEDLERLANALAAVTL